The Lepisosteus oculatus isolate fLepOcu1 chromosome 4, fLepOcu1.hap2, whole genome shotgun sequence genome window below encodes:
- the LOC102684454 gene encoding poly [ADP-ribose] polymerase tankyrase-2 isoform X1 has translation MSARRCSGTSGLGGGSAPAGTEVPGGGEPTRELFEACRNGDVERVRKLVTPENVNSRDTAGRKSTPLHFAAGFGRRDVVDFLLLSGANVHARDDGGLISLHNACSFGHAEVVSLLLRHGADANSRDNWNYTPLHEAAIKGKIDVCIVLLQHGADPLIRNTDGRTALDLAEPSTKAVLTGEYKKDELLESARSGNEEKMMALLTPLNVNCHASDGRKSTPLHLAAGYNRVKVVQLLLQHGADVHAKDKGDLVPLHNACSYGHYEVTELLVKHGACVNAMDLWQFTPLHEAASKNRVEVCSLLLSYGADPTLLNCHNKSAIDLAPTAQLKERLAYEFKGHTILQAAREADVARIKKHLSLETITFKHPQTHETALHCAAASPYPKRKQVCELLLRKGANVNEKTKDFLTPLHLASEKSHNDVIEVLVRHEAKVNALDNLGQTPLHRAAHCGHLQTCRLLLSSGCDPLIMSLQGFSPSQMGNESVQQILQEGVLIGNSDADRQLLEAAKSGDLEIVKKLCTLQNVNCRDVEGRQSTPLHFAAGYNRVAVVEFLLQHGADVHAKDKGGLVPLHNACSYGHYEVAELLVTHGAVVNVADLWKFTPLHEAAAKGKYEICKLLLQHGADPTKKNRDGNTPLDLVKDGDTDIQDLLRGDAALLDAAKKGCLARVKKLCSPENVNCRDTQGRHSTPLHLAAGYNNLEVAEYLLQHGAEVNSQDKGGLIPLHNAASYGHVDVAALLIKYHACVNATDKWAFTPLHEAAQKGRTQLCALLLAHGADPTLKNQEGQSPLDLVTADDVRALLTAAMPPSALPSCYKPQVISVSAAAAGGPAPASLSSASSLENLSVAFPEMPGLLGTSGAEGPVDRKEEVLGVDVSINQFLKNLGLEHLLDIFEREQITLDVLVEMGHKELKEIGINAYGHRHKVIKGVERLIAGQQSLNPYLSLNATNSGTILVDLAIEDKEFQSVEEEMQSTIREHRDGGHAGGVFNRYNIVKIQKVCNKRLWERYTHRRKEVSEENHNHSNERMLFHGSPFVNAIIHKGFDERHAYIGGMFGAGIYFAENSSKSNQYVYGIGGGTGCPVHKDRSCYICQRHLLFCRVTLGKSFLQFSAMKMAHSPPGHHSVTGRPSVNGLALAEYVIYRGEQAYPEYLITYKIVKPEMTAEG, from the exons ATGTCGGCCCGGCGGTGCTCGGGGACCTCCGGGCTGGGCGGCGGCTCGGCTCCGGCGGGGACCGAGGTGCCTGGGGGCGGGGAGCCGACCAGGGAGCTCTTCGAGGCCTGCAGGAATGGGGACGTGGAGCGGGTGAGGAAGCTGGTGACCCCGGAGAACGTGAATAGCAGGGACACGGCTGGCAGGAAATCGACACCGCTGCATTTCGCCGCAG GGTTTGGCCGGAGGGATGTTGTGGACTTCCTCCTGCTGAGCGGGGCCAACGTGCACGCCCGCGACGACGGGGGCTTGATCTCCCTTCACAACGCCTGCTCCTTCGGCCACGCTGAGGTTGTCAGCCTGCTGTTGCGGCACGGGGCCGACGCGAACTCGAGAGACAACTGGAACTACACTCCGCTCCACGAGGCGGCCATCAAGGGCAAGATTGACGTCTGTATAG TCTTGCTGCAGCACGGCGCAGATCCGTTGATTCGCAACACGGATGGAAGGACAGCGTTGGATCTAGCCGAGCCATCCACTAAGGCCGTGCTAACAG GTGAATACAAGAAAGATGAGTTACTTGAGAGTGCaag AAGTggaaatgaagagaaaatgaTGGCACTTCTTACACCACTAAATGTAAACTGTCATGCCAGTGATGGCAGGAAG tcaaCCCCTCTCCATCTGGCCGCAGGATACAACAGAGTTAAGGTTGTCCAGCTGTTACTGCAGCATGGAGCAGATGTGCATGCCAAAGATAAGGG tgatCTGGTGCCACTTCACAATGCCTGTTCCTATGGCCATTATGAAGTTACTGAATTACTCGTGAAG CACGGTGCCTGTGTAAATGCAATGGATCTGTGGCAGTTCACACCCTTACATGAGGCTGCCTCGAAGAACCGCGTGGAGGTCTGCTCCCTGTTGCTAAGCTATGGTGCTGATCCCACTCTGCTAAACTGCCACAATAAGAGTGCCATTGACTTGGCACCCACGGCCCAGTTAAAGGAACGGTTGGCTT ATGAGTTCAAAGGTCACACGATACTGCAGGCTGCAAGGGAAGCAGATGTCGCCCGTATCAAGAAACACCTTTCATTAGAGACCATAACCTTCAAGCATCCTCAGACACATGAGACGGCATTG CACTGTGCAGCTGCTTCTCCCTATCCCAAGAGAAAACAAGTGTGTGAATTACTTCTCAGGAAAGGAGCCAACGTGAATGAAAAGACTAAAGA CTTTCTAACTCCTCTCCATTTGGCTTCTGAAAAATCGCACAACGATGTTATAGAAGTACTTGTGAGGCATGAAGCAAAG GTCAATGCCTTGGATAACCTTGGACAGACTCCGCTTCACAGGGCTGCTCACTGTGGCCATCTCCAGACCTGCCGTTTACTGCTGAGTTCTGGCTGTGACCCGTTAATAATGTCATTGCAAGGCTTTTCGCCATCCCAGATGGGCAACGAAAGTGTGCAGCAAATCCTCCAGG AGGGAGTTCTCATTGGAAATTCAGATGCTGATCGGCAGCTGCTGGAAGCAGCAAAGTCTGGAGACTTAGAGATTGTGAAG AAGCTCTGTACTCTCCAGAATGTGAACTGCAGGGATGTGGAGGGACGCCAGTCCACGCCTCTCCACTTTGCTGCGGGATACAACCGTGTGGCTGTGGTAGAGTTTTTACTGCAGCACGGCGCTGATGTTCATGCAAAAGATAAGGG TGGTTTGGTTCCTTTGCATAATGCCTGCTCTTATGGACACTATGAGGTGGCAGAGCTGCTGGTCACACATGGTGCTGTAGTCAACGTTGCTGACTTGTGGAAGTTCACCCCTTTGCACGAGGCTGCAGCCAAAGGAAAATATGAGATCTGCAAACTTCTGCTGCAG CATGGTGCTGACCCCACCAAGAAGAACCGTGACGGAAACACGCCTCTGGATCTGGTAAAGGACGGGGACACGGATATCCAGGATCTCCTCCGAGGAGATGCAGCTCTTCTAGATGCAGCCAAGAAAGGCTGTTTGGCCAGGGTGAAGAAGCTCTGCAGTCCTGAAAATGTCAACTGCAGAGATACGCAGGGCAGGCACTCGACGCCTCTGCATTTAGCGG CTGGATATAATAATCTGGAGGTTGCAGAATACCTGCTGCAGCACGGTGCTGAGGTCAACTCGCAAGACAAAGGAGGCCTCATCCCGCTGCACAACGCAGCTTCATACGGG CATGTGGATGTGGCAGCTTTGCTCATCAAGTACCACGCATGTGTGAATGCCACAGATAAGTGGGCCTTCACCCCCTTGCACGAGGCAGCGCAGAAAGGGAGGACGCAGCTCTGTGCTTTGCTGCTAGCGCACGGGGCCGACCCGACTCTGAAAAACCAGGAAGGGCAATCTCCGCTGGACCTTGTGACG GCCGATGATGTGCGAGCCTTGCTCACAGCAGCCATGCCTCCCTCGGCCCTGCCTTCCTGCTACAAGCCCCAGGTCATCAGCGTgtctgccgccgccgccggggGCCCTGCCCCGGCCAGCCTGTCCTCAGCCAGCAGCCTGGAGAACCTGTCCGTGGCTTTCCCAGAGATGCCAGGGCTTCTGGGAACCAGTGGAGCGGAGGGCCCCGTGGACAGGAAGGAAGAGG TTTTAGGGGTCGACGTCAGCATCAATCAATTTTTAAAGAACCTTGGCCTTGAGCACCTATTAGACATCTTTGAGAGAGAGCAG ATCACTTTGGACGTGTTGGTGGAGATGGGCCATAAAGAACTGAAAGAAATTGGAATCAATGCTTATGGGCACCGACATAAAGTTATCAAAGGAGTAGAAAGACTGATTGCTGGTCAGCAAA GTTTGAATCCCTATCTTTCTTTGAACGCTACTAACAGTGGAACAATCCTTGTTGACTTGGCAATTGAAGATAAGGAGTTCCAGTCCGTAGAAGAAGAG ATGCAGAGCACAATCAGGGAGCACCGAGATGGGGGTCACGCAGGGGGAGTTTTCAATAGATACAACATTGTAAAG ATACAAAAAGTCTGTAACAAAAGGCTGTGGGAGAGGTATACTCATCGCAGAAAGGAAGTGTCAGAAGAAAATCACAATCACTCTAATGAAAGGATGCTGTTCCATG GTTCTCCATTTGTTAATGCAATTATTCACAAAGGTTTTGATGAAAGGCATGCCTACATTGGAGGCATGTTTGGAGCTGGAATTTATTTTGCTGAGAACTCATCCAAGAGCAATCAGTACGTCTATGGAATTGGAGGTGGGACAGGGTGTCCTGTCCACAAAGACAGGTCTTGCTACATATGCCAAAG gcaCTTGTTGTTCTGTCGTGTAACCCTGGGAAAGTCCTTCCTGCAGTTCAGTGCCATGAAGATGGCTCACTCTCCGCCTGGTCACCACTCGGTTACAGGCAGGCCAAGTGTGAATGGCCTAGCACTGGCAGAATATGTTATCTACCGTGGAGAGCAG GCTTATCCAGAATATTTAATAACATATAAGATTGTGAAACCTGAGATGACTGCTGAAGGATAA
- the LOC102684454 gene encoding poly [ADP-ribose] polymerase tankyrase-2 isoform X2 — protein MSARRCSGTSGLGGGSAPAGTEVPGGGEPTRELFEACRNGDVERVRKLVTPENVNSRDTAGRKSTPLHFAAGFGRRDVVDFLLLSGANVHARDDGGLISLHNACSFGHAEVVSLLLRHGADANSRDNWNYTPLHEAAIKGKIDVCIVLLQHGADPLIRNTDGRTALDLAEPSTKAVLTGEYKKDELLESARSGNEEKMMALLTPLNVNCHASDGRKSTPLHLAAGYNRVKVVQLLLQHGADVHAKDKGDLVPLHNACSYGHYEVTELLVKHGACVNAMDLWQFTPLHEAASKNRVEVCSLLLSYGADPTLLNCHNKSAIDLAPTAQLKERLAYEFKGHTILQAAREADVARIKKHLSLETITFKHPQTHETALHCAAASPYPKRKQVCELLLRKGANVNEKTKDFLTPLHLASEKSHNDVIEVLVRHEAKVNALDNLGQTPLHRAAHCGHLQTCRLLLSSGCDPLIMSLQGFSPSQMGNESVQQILQEGVLIGNSDADRQLLEAAKSGDLEIVKKLCTLQNVNCRDVEGRQSTPLHFAAGYNRVAVVEFLLQHGADVHAKDKGGLVPLHNACSYGHYEVAELLVTHGAVVNVADLWKFTPLHEAAAKGKYEICKLLLQHGADPTKKNRDGNTPLDLVKDGDTDIQDLLRGDAALLDAAKKGCLARVKKLCSPENVNCRDTQGRHSTPLHLAAGYNNLEVAEYLLQHGAEVNSQDKGGLIPLHNAASYGADDVRALLTAAMPPSALPSCYKPQVISVSAAAAGGPAPASLSSASSLENLSVAFPEMPGLLGTSGAEGPVDRKEEVLGVDVSINQFLKNLGLEHLLDIFEREQITLDVLVEMGHKELKEIGINAYGHRHKVIKGVERLIAGQQSLNPYLSLNATNSGTILVDLAIEDKEFQSVEEEMQSTIREHRDGGHAGGVFNRYNIVKIQKVCNKRLWERYTHRRKEVSEENHNHSNERMLFHGSPFVNAIIHKGFDERHAYIGGMFGAGIYFAENSSKSNQYVYGIGGGTGCPVHKDRSCYICQRHLLFCRVTLGKSFLQFSAMKMAHSPPGHHSVTGRPSVNGLALAEYVIYRGEQAYPEYLITYKIVKPEMTAEG, from the exons ATGTCGGCCCGGCGGTGCTCGGGGACCTCCGGGCTGGGCGGCGGCTCGGCTCCGGCGGGGACCGAGGTGCCTGGGGGCGGGGAGCCGACCAGGGAGCTCTTCGAGGCCTGCAGGAATGGGGACGTGGAGCGGGTGAGGAAGCTGGTGACCCCGGAGAACGTGAATAGCAGGGACACGGCTGGCAGGAAATCGACACCGCTGCATTTCGCCGCAG GGTTTGGCCGGAGGGATGTTGTGGACTTCCTCCTGCTGAGCGGGGCCAACGTGCACGCCCGCGACGACGGGGGCTTGATCTCCCTTCACAACGCCTGCTCCTTCGGCCACGCTGAGGTTGTCAGCCTGCTGTTGCGGCACGGGGCCGACGCGAACTCGAGAGACAACTGGAACTACACTCCGCTCCACGAGGCGGCCATCAAGGGCAAGATTGACGTCTGTATAG TCTTGCTGCAGCACGGCGCAGATCCGTTGATTCGCAACACGGATGGAAGGACAGCGTTGGATCTAGCCGAGCCATCCACTAAGGCCGTGCTAACAG GTGAATACAAGAAAGATGAGTTACTTGAGAGTGCaag AAGTggaaatgaagagaaaatgaTGGCACTTCTTACACCACTAAATGTAAACTGTCATGCCAGTGATGGCAGGAAG tcaaCCCCTCTCCATCTGGCCGCAGGATACAACAGAGTTAAGGTTGTCCAGCTGTTACTGCAGCATGGAGCAGATGTGCATGCCAAAGATAAGGG tgatCTGGTGCCACTTCACAATGCCTGTTCCTATGGCCATTATGAAGTTACTGAATTACTCGTGAAG CACGGTGCCTGTGTAAATGCAATGGATCTGTGGCAGTTCACACCCTTACATGAGGCTGCCTCGAAGAACCGCGTGGAGGTCTGCTCCCTGTTGCTAAGCTATGGTGCTGATCCCACTCTGCTAAACTGCCACAATAAGAGTGCCATTGACTTGGCACCCACGGCCCAGTTAAAGGAACGGTTGGCTT ATGAGTTCAAAGGTCACACGATACTGCAGGCTGCAAGGGAAGCAGATGTCGCCCGTATCAAGAAACACCTTTCATTAGAGACCATAACCTTCAAGCATCCTCAGACACATGAGACGGCATTG CACTGTGCAGCTGCTTCTCCCTATCCCAAGAGAAAACAAGTGTGTGAATTACTTCTCAGGAAAGGAGCCAACGTGAATGAAAAGACTAAAGA CTTTCTAACTCCTCTCCATTTGGCTTCTGAAAAATCGCACAACGATGTTATAGAAGTACTTGTGAGGCATGAAGCAAAG GTCAATGCCTTGGATAACCTTGGACAGACTCCGCTTCACAGGGCTGCTCACTGTGGCCATCTCCAGACCTGCCGTTTACTGCTGAGTTCTGGCTGTGACCCGTTAATAATGTCATTGCAAGGCTTTTCGCCATCCCAGATGGGCAACGAAAGTGTGCAGCAAATCCTCCAGG AGGGAGTTCTCATTGGAAATTCAGATGCTGATCGGCAGCTGCTGGAAGCAGCAAAGTCTGGAGACTTAGAGATTGTGAAG AAGCTCTGTACTCTCCAGAATGTGAACTGCAGGGATGTGGAGGGACGCCAGTCCACGCCTCTCCACTTTGCTGCGGGATACAACCGTGTGGCTGTGGTAGAGTTTTTACTGCAGCACGGCGCTGATGTTCATGCAAAAGATAAGGG TGGTTTGGTTCCTTTGCATAATGCCTGCTCTTATGGACACTATGAGGTGGCAGAGCTGCTGGTCACACATGGTGCTGTAGTCAACGTTGCTGACTTGTGGAAGTTCACCCCTTTGCACGAGGCTGCAGCCAAAGGAAAATATGAGATCTGCAAACTTCTGCTGCAG CATGGTGCTGACCCCACCAAGAAGAACCGTGACGGAAACACGCCTCTGGATCTGGTAAAGGACGGGGACACGGATATCCAGGATCTCCTCCGAGGAGATGCAGCTCTTCTAGATGCAGCCAAGAAAGGCTGTTTGGCCAGGGTGAAGAAGCTCTGCAGTCCTGAAAATGTCAACTGCAGAGATACGCAGGGCAGGCACTCGACGCCTCTGCATTTAGCGG CTGGATATAATAATCTGGAGGTTGCAGAATACCTGCTGCAGCACGGTGCTGAGGTCAACTCGCAAGACAAAGGAGGCCTCATCCCGCTGCACAACGCAGCTTCATACGGG GCCGATGATGTGCGAGCCTTGCTCACAGCAGCCATGCCTCCCTCGGCCCTGCCTTCCTGCTACAAGCCCCAGGTCATCAGCGTgtctgccgccgccgccggggGCCCTGCCCCGGCCAGCCTGTCCTCAGCCAGCAGCCTGGAGAACCTGTCCGTGGCTTTCCCAGAGATGCCAGGGCTTCTGGGAACCAGTGGAGCGGAGGGCCCCGTGGACAGGAAGGAAGAGG TTTTAGGGGTCGACGTCAGCATCAATCAATTTTTAAAGAACCTTGGCCTTGAGCACCTATTAGACATCTTTGAGAGAGAGCAG ATCACTTTGGACGTGTTGGTGGAGATGGGCCATAAAGAACTGAAAGAAATTGGAATCAATGCTTATGGGCACCGACATAAAGTTATCAAAGGAGTAGAAAGACTGATTGCTGGTCAGCAAA GTTTGAATCCCTATCTTTCTTTGAACGCTACTAACAGTGGAACAATCCTTGTTGACTTGGCAATTGAAGATAAGGAGTTCCAGTCCGTAGAAGAAGAG ATGCAGAGCACAATCAGGGAGCACCGAGATGGGGGTCACGCAGGGGGAGTTTTCAATAGATACAACATTGTAAAG ATACAAAAAGTCTGTAACAAAAGGCTGTGGGAGAGGTATACTCATCGCAGAAAGGAAGTGTCAGAAGAAAATCACAATCACTCTAATGAAAGGATGCTGTTCCATG GTTCTCCATTTGTTAATGCAATTATTCACAAAGGTTTTGATGAAAGGCATGCCTACATTGGAGGCATGTTTGGAGCTGGAATTTATTTTGCTGAGAACTCATCCAAGAGCAATCAGTACGTCTATGGAATTGGAGGTGGGACAGGGTGTCCTGTCCACAAAGACAGGTCTTGCTACATATGCCAAAG gcaCTTGTTGTTCTGTCGTGTAACCCTGGGAAAGTCCTTCCTGCAGTTCAGTGCCATGAAGATGGCTCACTCTCCGCCTGGTCACCACTCGGTTACAGGCAGGCCAAGTGTGAATGGCCTAGCACTGGCAGAATATGTTATCTACCGTGGAGAGCAG GCTTATCCAGAATATTTAATAACATATAAGATTGTGAAACCTGAGATGACTGCTGAAGGATAA